Genomic segment of Wolbachia endosymbiont (group A) of Longitarsus flavicornis:
GATATAACTGCCTGCAATAACTATTCTTTCATTAAAATTCACCAAATGTGGAGAAGTGTATGCGTGTACCTTATACCCTGCTGCTTGCATTATATATCTTATAAATGCTAGTGTTGAGCCTTTCCCATTAGTTCCAGCTATATGAATTACGGGAGGCACTTTTTTCTCGGGATTATCTAGTTTACTAAGAAAGCTTTTTATGCGATCAAGAGAAAAATCATTCGGCCTGCTACCAAGTGGCTTAGGCCAATGAGGCATATATATCATAGATTATTGTTACATTTTAATTCACCTATCACACTTGCTATGCCATGCGTGTCAATCTTCTCACTAAATTGAGAACGTTGATTAATAGCAATACTTATTCCACTCATTACAACATCACTTATCAAGAAAGAACTGTTATTTTTAGTAACTTTAAAATCAATATTTGTAAATTCTTCATCACCGTAAGAAAATCTTGTACTAATTAAGCAAGTTTCATCGTCAACTGCTCTTGAGCTTATTATGATCATTTCACTATTACTCATGTATTTAGATAAAATTTTAACGCACAAACGTGTAAGATACACTTCATACTCTCTTAAGAAATCTTCCCTTTCCTTCTGGGTAGTCAAAACCCCATATTTTCCCATGACAAATCGAGATATTTCTTTGAGGTTAACATTATTCTGAATGACCTCCTGAAGCTTTTCGTGTACATGCTCTAGGTTTTTTCTATTTCCTTTTGTAGATATGCTGTCTACTTGTTGTTTCATAGTATGCACAAAAATTTTGTGACCTGTACAATTAGTGTAAGCACTTGAAGAAATTACAATAAAAACAATAATGATTAAAACTTTAGTAATATTCATAAGATATACTTAAAATGCAAAGTTTAATAAAGATTAAATAACAATCGCTGACTTTAATATACCTATAGACATGCTCTGTGTAAATCATCTATAATTCAAGTAGGGGTCTGTGCTATGCGTTATGAGTTAAGTTAAATTTCCCGAGCGATAATTTCTAGTCAAGGGAATTGCCTCTATTAATTTCGTTGAAATTAATACGCGATGCCCACCTTAACTTTAGTCTCAGGAATCTACTAAGGCTGACGGTAGATACGGATCCTTTTTTGATTGGTACTAAATTTATGCTTCATCAATACAGAGAACAAGGTACCTTCCTATGTTCGCCTAATGAAGTATTCCAAATTGTAATTGATGTTGAAAGGTATCCTGATTTTGTTCCTTGGTGCAAAGCCGTTTATATAAAAGAAAAAATTGACAATCAAATGGTTGTGGACCTTCTAGCAGCTTTTCATGGAACTAAAGGAAGATATACATCAGAGGTAACCTTTCTTTCTCCAAGTAGAACAAATGAAGGTT
This window contains:
- a CDS encoding type II toxin-antitoxin system RatA family toxin is translated as MLHQYREQGTFLCSPNEVFQIVIDVERYPDFVPWCKAVYIKEKIDNQMVVDLLAAFHGTKGRYTSEVTFLSPSRTNEGWIKAVSSNGIFKHLCNKWQFIPIDENKTMVKFYIEFKFKSNSFSTLLNSVYKYTQSKIIAAFKDRAESLAKQKLP
- a CDS encoding ABC transporter substrate-binding protein, which translates into the protein MNITKVLIIIVFIVISSSAYTNCTGHKIFVHTMKQQVDSISTKGNRKNLEHVHEKLQEVIQNNVNLKEISRFVMGKYGVLTTQKEREDFLREYEVYLTRLCVKILSKYMSNSEMIIISSRAVDDETCLISTRFSYGDEEFTNIDFKVTKNNSSFLISDVVMSGISIAINQRSQFSEKIDTHGIASVIGELKCNNNL